Proteins encoded within one genomic window of Brassica rapa cultivar Chiifu-401-42 chromosome A09, CAAS_Brap_v3.01, whole genome shotgun sequence:
- the LOC108870597 gene encoding uncharacterized protein Mb2253c-like, whose protein sequence is MIFRPATAIKSQVLADFVSEFSPDLIPALEQEVRLQKEADEEGEWVLHVDGSNNIRGTGVGIVLTSPTGNMASRAVRCNFKATNSESEYEALIAGLSLAHQLGAKNIQVYSDSQLIINQVQGEYQAKDDSMIQYLAVAQRLTSKFKSCKLTQIPREQNSQADALANVESALQTQTQMSIPVLVLQSLATLEPSNGEVSAIKEEETWMTP, encoded by the coding sequence ATGATCTTCAGGCCGGCCACAGCAATAAAATCCCAGGTCCTAGCAGACTTTGTATCTGAGTTCTCTCCAGATCTAATCCCGGCTCTCGAACAGGAGGTACGCCTCCAGAAAGAGGCCGACGAAGAAGGAGAATGGGTCTTGCATGTAGACGGCTCCAACAACATTCGAGGAACAGGAGTGGGGATCGTGCTCACATCGCCAACAGGAAACATGGCCTCAAGAGCCGTAAGGTGTAACTTCAAAGCAACGAACAGTGAAAGTGAGTACGAGGCCTTGATTGCAGGACTATCGCTCGCCCACCAGCTAGGTGCCAAAAATATCCAAGTCTATAGTGACTCCCAGCTAATTATCAACCAGGTGCAAGGAGAATATCAAGCCAAAGACGACAGCATGATCCAATATCTGGCAGTCGCTCAGCGCCTCACGAGCAAGTTTAAAAGTTGTAAACTCACGCAGATCCCCAGGGAGCAGAATTCACAGGCCGACGCTCTGGCTAACGTAGAGTCGGCCCTCCAGACGCAGACTCAAATGAGCATCCCAGTATTAGTGTTGCAATCGCTGGCCACCCTAGAACCGTCAAACGGAGAGGTCTCTGCCATCAAGGAAGAAGAAACCTGGATGACCCCATAG